In Aquimarina sp. TRL1, a single window of DNA contains:
- a CDS encoding TIGR00730 family Rossman fold protein, which yields MKKIEAVAVFCGSSTGKEEQYVTTAKQLGERIAKEGITLVYGGAEIGVMGAVANGVLSLDGEVVGVIPQFLKSKEIVHPELTRLYTTENMHQRKEKLQELSDGFIVLPGGFGTLEELFEVISWAQLKLHSKPIGLLNIDGFYNHLLKLMEDMMAKGFLRKEGYDLLLVDDTVEGLLRKMQDFNSVK from the coding sequence ATGAAAAAAATAGAAGCAGTAGCGGTTTTTTGTGGAAGTAGTACAGGGAAAGAAGAACAGTATGTTACCACAGCAAAACAATTAGGAGAACGCATTGCAAAAGAAGGGATAACCTTGGTGTATGGAGGAGCAGAAATAGGAGTTATGGGGGCTGTAGCAAATGGCGTATTATCGCTTGATGGAGAAGTAGTGGGGGTTATTCCTCAATTTCTGAAATCCAAAGAAATTGTGCATCCGGAGTTGACCAGATTGTATACCACAGAAAATATGCACCAAAGAAAAGAAAAACTGCAGGAGTTGAGTGATGGGTTTATCGTCTTGCCGGGAGGTTTTGGGACACTGGAAGAGCTATTCGAGGTAATTAGCTGGGCACAGTTAAAATTGCATAGCAAACCAATAGGTTTACTGAATATAGATGGCTTTTATAATCATTTGTTGAAACTGATGGAAGATATGATGGCAAAAGGTTTCTTACGAAAAGAAGGCTATGATTTATTGTTGGTTGATGATACCGTGGAGGGACTTCTGAGAAAAATGCAGGATTTTAATAGTGTAAAATAA
- the prmC gene encoding peptide chain release factor N(5)-glutamine methyltransferase produces MILKEAKAYFLTSLSEQYGREETLSFFYLITDHLLGMSRVQVALELQKKLTIPQKTMFTAAVSQLEKEVPVQYIIGSTNFYGLDFQVSEQVLIPRPETEELVYWIIEDCKNRKEEKKIRILDVGTGSGCIAITLAKHIPNATVEAIDVSEGAIEVAQKNAKQHGVAIRFINQDILTVASLDQRYDIIVSNPPYVREMEKKEMKGNVLKYEPHTALFVSDNRALVFYEKIAALATQSLEESGNLYFEINQYLGQEMKDMILGKGFDVVELRKDFFGNERMIKAFRK; encoded by the coding sequence TTGATTTTAAAAGAAGCTAAAGCGTATTTTTTAACAAGCTTATCAGAGCAATATGGAAGGGAAGAAACCTTGTCTTTTTTTTATTTGATAACAGATCATCTCCTTGGGATGAGTAGGGTTCAAGTGGCATTGGAATTACAAAAAAAGCTTACAATTCCTCAAAAGACAATGTTTACAGCAGCGGTATCACAGTTAGAAAAAGAAGTTCCAGTACAATATATTATTGGGAGTACTAATTTTTATGGATTGGATTTTCAGGTGAGTGAACAAGTGTTAATTCCGAGACCTGAAACGGAAGAGTTAGTGTATTGGATTATAGAAGATTGCAAGAATAGGAAAGAAGAAAAGAAAATACGAATTCTCGATGTAGGAACTGGTAGTGGGTGTATTGCAATAACATTAGCTAAACATATTCCTAATGCTACAGTAGAAGCAATAGATGTGTCAGAAGGAGCGATTGAAGTAGCGCAAAAAAATGCGAAGCAGCATGGAGTAGCGATACGGTTTATTAATCAGGATATATTGACGGTAGCATCTTTAGATCAACGATATGATATTATTGTATCAAACCCTCCTTATGTACGAGAAATGGAAAAAAAAGAAATGAAGGGGAATGTGTTGAAGTATGAGCCTCATACGGCGCTATTTGTTTCGGATAATCGAGCATTGGTTTTTTATGAAAAAATAGCAGCATTGGCAACTCAGAGTTTAGAAGAAAGTGGTAATTTATATTTTGAGATTAATCAATATTTAGGGCAGGAGATGAAAGATATGATTTTGGGTAAAGGGTTTGATGTGGTGGAGTTAAGAAAAGATTTTTTTGGAAACGAACGAATGATTAAGGCATTTAGAAAGTAA
- a CDS encoding GNAT family N-acetyltransferase: MSTIKIRPIELNDNKALAAIIREVLVEMGVPKVGTAYEDKALDMMYETYNESRGAYFVVECDGSVLGGAGIAPLENGEEDVCELQKMYVSSKMRGKGVGRQLMEICLSKAKEEGFESCYLETMPYMESAKKLYGKVGFEPLEKPMGDTGHYNCQEWMIKKL, translated from the coding sequence ATGAGTACAATTAAAATTCGCCCTATAGAGTTAAATGACAATAAAGCATTGGCAGCTATAATACGAGAGGTGCTTGTAGAGATGGGAGTGCCTAAGGTGGGGACGGCTTATGAAGATAAAGCATTGGATATGATGTATGAAACATATAATGAAAGCCGGGGAGCGTATTTTGTAGTAGAATGTGATGGCAGTGTATTAGGTGGAGCAGGAATCGCTCCATTAGAAAATGGAGAAGAGGACGTTTGTGAACTTCAGAAAATGTATGTTTCTTCAAAAATGAGAGGGAAAGGAGTTGGAAGACAATTAATGGAGATATGCCTGTCCAAAGCAAAAGAAGAGGGATTTGAATCTTGTTATTTAGAAACAATGCCTTATATGGAATCTGCTAAAAAATTATATGGAAAAGTTGGTTTTGAACCCTTGGAAAAACCAATGGGAGACACCGGACATTATAATTGCCAGGAGTGGATGATTAAAAAGTTATAG